The Brachyspira hyodysenteriae ATCC 27164 genome includes a window with the following:
- a CDS encoding cation transporter, which produces MKNITIKIKGMGCQNCVKAVTEELSALDGISKVNVSLENACAEVEYDESKVTTDKMLETIKELEYEPSL; this is translated from the coding sequence ATGAAAAATATTACTATAAAAATAAAAGGTATGGGCTGTCAAAATTGTGTTAAAGCAGTTACTGAAGAATTAAGTGCTTTAGACGGTATAAGCAAAGTTAATGTAAGTTTAGAAAATGCTTGTGCTGAAGTAGAATATGATGAATCTAAAGTAACTACAGATAAAATGCTTGAAACTATAAAAGAATTAGAATACGAGCCTAGTTTATAA
- the ruvA gene encoding Holliday junction branch migration protein RuvA — MFAFIEGKVQIISEGVIALLCNGVGYEIIVSKKLDVKNDDNIRLYTKLIHREDAMILYGFLTREEKNMFTTLMSASGVGPKLAMEVLSTYSINDLMHILFNKDINLLKKVSGMGVKKAEKLLFELRDKIEKIDINISPSVISNDNESDVIKALISLGFSNNEAVKALSAIENKDNMTTEDLISNALRNLSTL, encoded by the coding sequence ATGTTTGCTTTTATAGAAGGTAAAGTTCAAATAATATCAGAAGGTGTCATTGCTCTTCTTTGTAATGGTGTTGGCTATGAGATTATAGTATCAAAAAAATTAGATGTAAAAAATGATGATAATATAAGGCTTTATACCAAACTTATACACAGAGAAGATGCTATGATACTTTATGGTTTTTTAACTAGAGAAGAAAAAAATATGTTCACTACTCTGATGTCTGCTTCAGGGGTAGGTCCTAAATTGGCTATGGAAGTTCTTTCTACTTATTCTATAAATGATTTGATGCATATACTTTTTAATAAGGATATAAATTTACTAAAAAAAGTATCCGGTATGGGAGTTAAAAAGGCAGAAAAACTTTTATTTGAGTTAAGGGATAAGATAGAAAAGATAGATATCAATATTTCACCGTCTGTTATTAGTAATGATAATGAAAGCGATGTTATAAAAGCTTTGATATCATTAGGTTTTTCAAATAATGAAGCTGTTAAGGCTTTGTCTGCAATAGAAAATAAAGATAATATGACTACAGAAGATTTGATAAGCAATGCTTTAAGAAATCTCAGCACTTTGTAA
- a CDS encoding GNAT family N-acetyltransferase, with protein MDITIKKAGLEDVFDISKLHAICWKDAYKNIIPDSYLKRIYLDDWCEEFEEGINNKTREAHLAYIDGKPIAVISHGKSRCNMEGYGEIISLYVHPIYQGSGIGKLLLEQAVKYMKESGYTNICLCVFEKNEDAKKFYEKNGFKDSGTKNTLKIDDEDIEESIYVYDIN; from the coding sequence ATGGATATAACTATAAAAAAAGCAGGATTAGAAGATGTTTTTGATATAAGCAAACTTCATGCTATATGCTGGAAAGATGCTTATAAAAATATTATACCTGATTCATATCTTAAAAGAATATATTTAGATGATTGGTGCGAGGAGTTTGAGGAGGGTATTAATAATAAGACAAGAGAGGCACATTTAGCTTATATTGATGGAAAGCCTATAGCTGTTATATCTCATGGAAAAAGCAGATGCAATATGGAAGGATATGGAGAGATTATATCATTATATGTTCACCCTATATATCAAGGTTCTGGAATAGGTAAATTGTTGTTGGAACAGGCTGTAAAATACATGAAAGAGTCTGGATATACCAATATATGTCTTTGTGTTTTTGAGAAAAATGAAGATGCTAAAAAATTTTATGAGAAAAACGGATTTAAAGATTCCGGTACAAAAAATACTTTGAAAATAGATGATGAAGATATAGAAGAAAGTATATATGTTTATGATATTAATTAA
- a CDS encoding segregation and condensation protein A, with protein sequence MEENINETQQENNNAINADTSAKEETENSKPDYKEFTVSLSSIDYEGPLSILFDMLKRSEKSIYEVSILEIIDQFVEYLKAQAALNLDSTGDFLVVASEFHLYKSKMLLPHDMDDDKFTDKLKFEIVEQMLEFQRYKMVSEELDKLQDTSDTIFERKDTERVKFFKTVNTDDNEVAWKDITLYDLVYAFTKVQFVPETDLAVLSGMSNFHIDNAIDMIRIKLSETAFFPFITLFKDGVTKRQLVTFFLAMLELVKEKEILLKQEMKFKEIYVFKRDEKFMPKVEETDQEEQENHDAKEVSNNEAPIAESNENTENNSSEENNQSN encoded by the coding sequence ATGGAAGAGAATATAAACGAAACACAGCAAGAAAATAATAATGCTATAAATGCAGACACTTCAGCCAAAGAAGAAACAGAAAACAGTAAACCAGATTATAAGGAGTTTACAGTTTCATTATCTAGTATAGATTATGAAGGGCCATTATCTATACTTTTTGATATGCTTAAAAGAAGTGAGAAAAGTATATATGAAGTATCTATACTTGAAATTATAGATCAGTTTGTAGAATATTTGAAGGCTCAGGCTGCTTTAAATTTGGATTCCACAGGAGACTTTTTAGTTGTTGCTTCAGAGTTTCATCTTTATAAGTCTAAAATGCTTCTTCCTCATGATATGGATGATGATAAATTTACAGATAAGCTTAAATTTGAAATAGTTGAGCAGATGCTTGAATTTCAAAGATATAAAATGGTTTCTGAAGAGCTTGATAAACTTCAGGATACATCAGATACTATATTTGAAAGAAAGGATACTGAAAGAGTAAAATTCTTCAAAACTGTAAATACAGATGATAATGAGGTAGCTTGGAAGGATATTACGCTTTATGATTTGGTTTATGCATTCACTAAGGTGCAGTTTGTTCCGGAAACAGATTTGGCGGTTCTTTCTGGAATGTCTAATTTCCATATAGATAATGCTATTGATATGATAAGAATAAAATTATCCGAAACAGCATTCTTTCCTTTTATTACTTTATTTAAAGACGGAGTTACTAAAAGGCAGCTTGTTACATTCTTTTTAGCTATGCTTGAACTTGTTAAAGAAAAAGAAATTCTTCTTAAACAAGAGATGAAGTTCAAAGAGATTTATGTATTTAAAAGAGATGAAAAGTTTATGCCTAAAGTAGAAGAAACAGATCAGGAAGAACAAGAAAATCATGATGCAAAAGAAGTTTCTAATAATGAAGCGCCTATAGCTGAAAGTAATGAAAATACTGAAAATAATTCTTCAGAAGAAAATAATCAAAGTAATTAA
- a CDS encoding Gfo/Idh/MocA family protein, protein MKKINIGFIGAGKIAEKMAQTISKIKEAQSYAVSARDIKRSKAFAKKYGFKKFYGSYEEMLKDENVDLVYIATPHSHHYEHIKLCLENNKNVICEKAFTVNTKQAREVLILAKKKKLLLAEAIWTRYMPSRQIINDTIKSGIIGKVTSLTANLGYVINKVPRLIEPELAGGALLDVGVYTINFALMVFGNKIKKIDSSCVKTSKGVDEQNSITLTFEDNKMAILNSTMSALTNREGVINGDKGYMVVKNINNPESITVYSLDRKIVKTIKVPKQISGYEYQIISCINAINNGKLECEEMPHEDILRVMNIMDTLRRSWKIKYPFEK, encoded by the coding sequence ATGAAAAAAATAAATATAGGTTTTATAGGTGCAGGTAAAATAGCAGAAAAAATGGCACAAACTATTTCAAAAATAAAAGAAGCACAATCTTATGCAGTAAGTGCAAGAGATATAAAAAGAAGCAAGGCATTTGCTAAAAAATACGGATTCAAAAAATTTTACGGCTCTTATGAAGAAATGCTAAAAGATGAAAATGTTGATTTAGTATATATAGCAACTCCGCATTCACATCATTATGAACATATAAAATTATGTTTAGAAAATAATAAAAATGTTATATGTGAAAAGGCTTTTACTGTTAATACAAAACAAGCTAGAGAAGTTTTAATACTTGCTAAAAAGAAAAAACTTTTACTTGCTGAAGCTATTTGGACTAGATATATGCCTAGCAGACAAATAATCAATGATACTATAAAAAGCGGTATAATAGGAAAAGTTACTTCATTAACTGCTAATTTAGGCTATGTTATAAATAAAGTACCTAGATTAATAGAACCAGAACTTGCCGGAGGAGCTTTACTTGATGTTGGAGTTTATACTATAAATTTTGCTTTAATGGTATTTGGTAACAAAATAAAAAAAATAGATTCTAGCTGTGTAAAAACTAGTAAAGGCGTAGATGAACAGAACTCTATTACATTAACTTTTGAAGACAATAAAATGGCTATATTAAATTCTACAATGTCAGCATTAACTAACAGAGAAGGCGTTATAAATGGCGATAAAGGTTATATGGTTGTAAAAAATATAAATAATCCTGAAAGCATAACTGTTTATTCATTAGACAGAAAAATTGTAAAAACAATAAAAGTACCTAAACAAATAAGCGGTTATGAATATCAAATAATTTCATGCATCAATGCTATTAATAACGGCAAATTAGAATGCGAAGAAATGCCTCATGAAGATATTTTGAGAGTAATGAATATAATGGATACTTTGAGAAGAAGCTGGAAAATAAAATATCCTTTTGAAAAATAA